AGCCAGCGCGCTCGAGCATAGCTGCTAGCGCCTGGTTGAGCTCCGTCCGGGTCATGCGGCTGGCGTCTACGGCCCAGGCCGGCGGCCTAGGGGGCTCCGGCAGCGTCCTGGCCTCGGTGAGGCCGCGTACCTCTATCTCGCCGTCGGGGTAGACTATGACGTAGCCTCCGCCGCGTAGCAGCCGGGGCCGGGCGCGCGGGTCCATAGCCTTCACGGCTGCTGCCTCGCTCGCTGCGTAGACGCGGTCCTCGGTTACGGCTACGTAGAGTGGGCGGAGGTGGTGCCGGTCCACGAAGGCCCCGAAGACGGGGCCCCGGGGCTCGCCGTGGATGAATATGACTGCGTGGGGGCCGTCTAGCCTAGCCCAGCGGGGCCCCTTGCCCTCGACCAGTATCTCGACTATGTCGTGGGCGTTGTAGCCGTCGCGGAAGAAGAGCTCCATGAGGTAGGCTATTACCTCGCTGTCGTTGCCAGTGAACCCGTTAAGCCCCATCCAGTACTTGACGAGCCGCCTGTTGGCGCCGTAGCTGCTCAGGTCGCCGTTGTGCACTATCACTGTCTCGCCGCTCGTGAAGGGGTGGGCGAGCCAGGGCTGGAACCCGGGGCTATTGGTGGGGTACCTGGTGTGGCCTATCCAGGCCTGCGCCCGGCGCCCCCATAGCTCGTAGACGTCCGCCACCTCGCGGGGCCAGCCGATGCTCTTCCACACCTCGAGGAACCGGGCCGCCTGCAGCAGCCAAAGCCTGCCTACGACGCTGGCGGGCGGGTAGTCGAGGAGAAGCCTCTCGTCCACCGCTATCCCGTGGCCTAGCTCTGCTATCCTGCGGGGCCCCTCCTCCGTGAGCACGCCTAGCAGCTCCTCGGCCACGGGTTCGTCGAGGCCTATCCTGGTGAACACCCTGGCGCGTACTAGGCCCCGTGGCTCCGGGCTGTAGGCAGCATAGCCGGCGCCGTGCTCGGTACCACGCTCCCTCATCGCCTCGAGGGCTTCTATGACGAGCCTGGACTCTACCTGGCTACCGTCGAGGCTGACTACTCCAGCTATGCCGCACACGCCTAGGCCACCCCGGTAGCGCTAGTTAGGTGCTGCTGGCAGCCTCACCGCCCAAGGGGCCCTTCCCCGTGGAGGAGTGTGGCCCCTGGGCGCTCAGAGCAGCGTAGCAACAGGGGGTAAGTGGTGCCCCTTGGTGGGAGCCTAGGGGGCTGGAGAGGCCCGGGCAGGGTTATAAAGAGGCTCGGAGGGGCTGGGAGCCGCTTCTGCACCAGCTTCATGCCTCCCACCGTACAGATGTAGGCCCCGGGGGCTACTCGCCCGCCACGAGCACGTGTAGCCGCTGGGCCACCTCGCCGTCGAGGCTGCGGAGGAGCCACCGGTTGCCCTGGAGGCTCTGGTAGCTCGTCAACCCGCCCGCTCCCATCAGCAGCTTGAGCTCCCAGGTTATCGCTATCAGTGTGTTCTCGTAGGCCTCCCTCCTCCTCTCCGAGGGCCAGCCGGCTATCTTGCGGCTGAGCCAGCGGAAGGGCCTCCTGATTGACACCAGGTCGGCGCCGAGGGCGAGCAGCTTGTAGACGTCAGCCGCGCTACGGAGGTCGCCAGCAGCCACAATGGCTATGTCGCTCCTTATCCCGCTGCTCCACGCCTCGTCGTCGAGCCTTACCACCCACTCCTCTAGCCACGGCTTGGACCGGCCGCCGCGGCCGCGGAGCTCCTCGTCGACGACTATCAGCGTCGTGCCCTGTGGCGGCTCTATGCCGGGCGGCAGGGCTATCGCGTAGGGCCTCTCCATCAACTCACACTCGAGCGGGTAGCCAAGCGCCTCAGCAGCCTCGGCGAGGGGCTCCTCGAGGCACGGGACGGCTATCGGCGCCTCGTAGACGGTCCCGTCGGGCAGCCTCACCGTGAGGTCTATCTCCTCGCGGTACGGGTCGACGCTGGGCCTTGTGACCTGCGCCGCCTCTATCCGGAGGAGGTCTAGCGGCCTCTCTGCTGGCGTCGTGTAGCCGGGCACGTAGCCGCCCATGCCGAGGACGGGGGTCTTAGCCTCCATGTAGACCTCGCGTGGCACTGGCTCGTCGCCGGGGTCGCTGTACCAGGCTATCTGCCCGGGCTCCGCGAGCTCTACGCCCACGACCTTCGCGACGTACTCGTCTGCGTTGTAGAGCTCGAGGAGGTCGCGGCGCCCAACGAGCTTCTGTAGGTTGTCCTCGCCTAGCGCGTAGGTTATCAGCTTCAGTGTCCTCTCTATCGCGCGTAGCCAGTTCACCACCCGGGCCACAGCCCAGTCTATATCTAGCTTGAGTACGCTGTCTATCGTGTTGGTGAGGGCCACGGGGCAGTTGCCAGTGTTGCATATGTGGCACATGATACAGCCCATGGCTATGAGCGCTGCCGTGGATATGTTGGCCATGTTTGCGCCCAGCAGGATAAGCTTGGCTACGTCCTCGCCACTGGATATCATGCCACCGCCTATCACGAGGAAGCCGTCGCGTAGCCCGTTCTCCCGGAGCAGCCGGTCGGCCACCGGCACGGCGTAGTCCACTGGCATACCCACGTGGTCGCGGACTATCCGGGGCGTCGCGCCGGTGCCAGCCCCGGCACCGTCTATGATTATGCCCATGGCCGTGGCGCGGGCTGTGCCGAGAGTCACGAAGCCTACCTGGTTGGTTGCAGCCGTCTTGACGATGACGGGGCGGCCGGTGAGCTCGCGTAGCATCTTCACCCTCTGGGCCAGGTCCTCTATGCTGTAGATGTCGTGGTGCGGGGCGGGGCTCAGCGCCTCGCTCCCCGGGGGCAGCTTACGCAGCTTAGCTATCTCGCCCACGACCTTCCTCGCCGGGAGGTGCCCGCCTATACCCGGCTTAGCGCCCTGGCCTATCTTGATGTTGACTGCTAGGCCGCGACGCAACATGTACCTGTCTATGCCGAAGCGGCCGCTCGCCCACTGTATCACTATGTTCCTGCAGCGCGCAACCTCGGGGTGTAGCCCACCCTCGCCTACGCCCACCACTGCGCCGGCCGCGTCGGCTGCGCGCGCCAACGCTATGTTTGGGCGGCCGGAGAGCGCGCCGAAGCTCATGTCGCCCAGGTAAACGGGGACGCGGAGATGCACCTCGGCGAAGTCTACCCCAGCGTCCACGTCCAGTCTGTCTATCCCCTCGGGGCCCAGTTTCCGGGCGAGCTCGGAGAGCTCGCGGGGGTCGAGGTCGCGTATAGCGAGCCGGTCGAGGAGCCGGCCCCTAGCCCTCGGCCTGCTCAGTATCGTCCTCTCCACGCCGTGCTGCGCCGCGTACCTTATCGCCGTTATCCTGTCCTTGCTCCAAAACTCCTGGGTACGCCCGCCCCCCACGGGAGGCTTATAGCCCGCCACGAGCTTTACGCTGGCAGACACGCTACAAGCCCCGGAGCAACTGCCCACAAGGAGCCCACAGTTATAACGATTGGCCCAGGGAGCACGGGTAGGACTCCCGGCCTAACGTGTTCCCGCATGCTTCTACACTATAGATGGCTCTGGAACGCTAGGCTTAAGTACAGCGTCTATGGTCGAACCACACCATCTATAACCCTCCGGCAGGCGATCACATACAACATAGCCTCGGGCAATAGGGAGGGCAGCACAGCCTTGAGCATCCTCGACGCCTATATCGTCGACACGAGCCTAGTTATCCAGGACTTCCTCAAGGCTCTCCCGCTGGTCGCGTGGGTGCTCTTCGTCGTCCACGGCCTCGCCAAGTGGAGCTACCTGTGGGCCCGCAGCCGCTGGGGCGAAGGCGTAGGAGTCTACTTCGCCCGCAAGGTAATACACATGGCCGCCGGCGGGCTCGTCGCGCTCCTCGTCCCGTTCCTCTTCAGGGAGCCCTGGGTCCCACTGATCCTCGGCCTCGTCCTCGCAGTATACGTCTACATTCCCCACCGGACCGGCAGGCTCATGAAGTGGTTCCAAGACCCCGGCAACATAAGCGAGGTCTACTACTGCGTGAGCTGGGGCCTCGCCGCGTTCCTAGCATGGCCCTTCGACGTGAGGATAGCAGTATTCCCGCTCTTCCTCATGAGCTTCGGCGACGGCGTGACCGGGATAATAAGGGGGATAAGGCAGCGCCGCCGCGTCAAGAGTTGGGACGGCACCCTAGGCTTCCTCGCGGTCAGCCTACCCGTCGGCGTAGCAGTGTTCGGGCTAGCCGGCGGCATAGCGGCACTAGCAGCCGCGCTAGCCGAGAAGAGCGGCCTAGTCGACGACAACATCAGCGTGCCCGCAGTCAGCCTCGCTATACTCCTGGCCGCGCACCAGGCTGGCGCGCTACCAGCCTAGCCACGCCGCGAAGGAGAAGGGGAAGCCCGGCAGCTAGATGCCCATAAATACCCTGTTTTTAGGGTGTTACTACACGGGGGCTCTCCTGTGCCGAGCGCTGGCGGCAGCTGCATCGGCCTAGAGACCGAGGCGATGATAGCCGGCCGCCTAGTGAGGCTGCCAAAGCACAGCCCCGTCATAGAGTTCTACGGCGCCGTCGAGGAGGCCGAGGCACTGATAGCCCGGGCGCGCCTCCAGCTAGAGCCCCGCGACCCCGCCATGGCCGAGAGGCTCTACCGGCTACAGCGCGCCGTCCGCCTCCTACCCGGCGTCCTCGCCGGCATGGTAGACCCCAGGGAGCCTCAGCGCCTCATAGAGGAGGCTGGCGAGGGCCTAGAGAAGCCCGGAGGCTGGAGCCTAACCGGCTGCACCCCTGAGGACCCCGACATAGTGCTCGCCATGACCCGGCTACGGGCCGGCGACCGCCACATAGCCCGGGCCCACGACGAGGGCCACGTGCCCCGCGAGCTAGCCCAGCTCCTCTCCCTGCTCCTCGAGGCCGCGAGCTACACGCTCTACACGATACACTGGAGCCTCTGCTCCCGGGCCCCGTCGAGCCAGAAGCTGGTAGCCAGAAGCATAGCCGAGCTATAGCACCCCCTAATGGGGAAATAGGAGCCGGGGACAAGGGGTCTACCTGGCACCCCGGATGCTCCTCGGCCGGGGGCCTAGCCCCGAGCCCTCCGGCGGGTACACCATGAAGCCAGCTGGCTCCGGTCTGTAGGCTGGCGGGTTCTCGACCGGGTCCTCCTCCAGGAACAGTGGGGCGTCGAGGTCCACGTACCTGGTAGCCGGGCTGGTCAGCGCCGGGTGCACCGCCTGGGATATCCCTAGGCCGGTCTCGACCATGCAGCCCCACATCGCCTCGAGCCCGTGAGCCTCCAGCATTGCTGCTGCGCGGGCTGCCTGGAGCGGGCCCCCTATCTTGGCTATCTTTATGTTGACCACGTCCACGGCGCCGAGCGCAGCCGCCCTGGCTATTTCCTCGGGGCTCCTGGTGGACTCGTCGGAGGCTACCGGTGTCTCGACGGCGTTCCTCACTGCTGCTAGGTCCTCGAGCCGGGGCGCGGGGACAGGCTGCTCGACCAGCTCTAGGGCTGTGCCTAGGCTCCGCTCAAGCCTGCGTATGACCCGTATCGCCTGCTTCCGCGTCCACGCCTGGTTAGCGTCTATCCTTATCCTCACCTTGCCCCGGGAGGCCTCGTACACCGTCTCGGCGAGGAGCACGTCGTCCTCGGTGCTGCCTGTGCCGAGCTTCACCTTGAGGACGCGGAAGCCCTGGACGGCGGGCAGAGGGAAGCCTGGCTCCTCGGGCGCCCTGGAGCGTAGCCCTACGAGGTACTCCACGGCCTCTATGAAGGCGTCTCGGCGGCTACCCTGGCCCCTCCTTATCTCCTCGATGGTATCGGGGCCGGGTATCGAGACGGTATAGTCTGTCTCGAGGCCCCGGTGGACCCTGCCGCCGAGCAGCGTGTAGACCGGCGTGCCTAGGACACGGGCCGTGGCGTCTAGCAGCGCTGACTCCAGGGCTGCGCGGGCCGAGCTAAAGCCCGGCGCGCCAGCGTGGACGCGGCGTAATGCCTCGCCGAGGCCGTCGGGGAGCTCTAGCCCCGTCAGCTTCTCGGCGACTGCCTCGATGTAGGCCTCTACGGATGCTGTGTTCTCGTGTGTCACCCGTGGCGCTGGCGCTGCCTCGCCCCAGCCACGGGTGCCGTCGCTCAACACGACCTCGGCCACGACGCTCTCCACGGTGGCCGCGGCAGCGTAGGCTATGCGGAAGACGCCGCGTAGCCTCGCCTGGAGCCGGTGCACGGTGATACGCTCTATCCGTGGCAGGGCCCTGCACCGGTGCCGAGGGCTCGGCGTCGCTGGGTTCAAAAACGCTGGCACCGCTAGTCCCTCGGACCGTCCAGGAGGCCCTGCCGGCTACCCACGCTCTGACGCCTCCTGGGAGCGGGCGTGGTAGCTATGCCTATGGTGTACCACGAGGGCAGGCGGAAGGCGGCCATATATGCTCCCGGCGCCTATGGCAGGGAGGAGGGCAAGACCGGCCACGACCTCGTGATATTCGACGGCGGCCTGCTATGGGACCTCGTGGCCGTGGTGGACCCGTTTAACGCTGGCCGCGACGCTGGCGAGGTCCTCGGCCTCGGCAGGAAGAACATACCGATAGTCCGGGGGCTCCGCGAGGCCCTCGACGCGGGCGCCGAGGCACTGATACTCGGCGCAGCGCCGGTCGGCGGCAGGCTCCCGGAGGAGTGGAAACGCGACATCCGCGACGCCCTCGAGGCCGGAGTAGACGTCTACAGCGGGCTCCACACCTTCCTCTCCGACGACCCCGAGCTGCGCGCCGCGGCCGAGAAGAGCGGCGCTAGGATAGTCGACGTCCGCAAGCCGGACCCGCGCTACTTCCACGTCTGGGATGGCCGTGTGTTAGGCACGGGGATGAAGCGCGTACTGATAGCTGGGACCGACTGCGAGGCTGGGAAGAACATAGCGACCTACACCATCTACCGCGAGCTCGTGCGCCGCGGCGCCCGCGCCTGCATGATAGGCACTGGGCAGACTATGCTCCTCCTGGGCGCCCGTGGCCTCGTCATGGATGCTGTGCCGAGCGACTTCGTAGCCGGCGCGCTCGAGCAGGTGCTAGTCGAGGCGTACGAGCAGGGCTGCGAGGTAGCCGTGGTAGAGGGCCAGGCAGCGGTGACCCACGAGGCCTACGGCCACGTATCGCTGGGTATACTGCGCGGCGCCTCTCCAACCCACATAGTGATAGCACACGTGCCAGGCCGCCGCTGGCGGGCAGCCTTCGGCCACGCGTGGAAGCCTCTACGCAACCCAGAGCCCGGCGAAGAGCTAGCCTACCTGACCGCCCTAAACCCGTACCCGAACCCGGTGCTAGCGGGGATAACGCTGAACACTAGCATGTACGGCCCCGAGGAGGCTAAGAGAATCGAGGAGGAGTACACCCGGACATACATGGTGCCAGCCGTAGACCCGCTAAGGACCGGGGTCGAGGCGATAGCAGAGAAAATACTCTCCAGCTAAGCTCCTAACCCCTACTATATTATCACTCTATGCTGCACTGATCTAACACTCCGGCCTAGCAGTCTCCTCTACGATTGACAGCGCCTCCTCTATGCTAGTGCCCGGCTTTACCAGGACCACCCGCAGCCCGTGACTCTCCATGAACTCCCTACCGCCAGGCCCCATCGCGGTAGCCACTATGTATGTACAGCCCTTGTTCAGCTCTAGGATGTGCATCCGTTTCTCCACATGCCGGTGACCGCCGTGCCCGTGATAGCCATGGTGGCCATGACTGTGCCCGTGGCCCGCGTAGGGGTTCTCGACCCTGTGGACTAGCCTCCAGCCGTCCTCGCCACGGACGTAGTGGAGGAAGAACCTCGCGTCCCCGAAGTGGCCGACCTTCACGCGCTCGCCATCATCGGTTGCTATGGCTACGCAGACACGCTCCATACCGGTCAGCCCAGTCTAGCGGAGGCTCCAGCGGAGATTCTTAGACGCAGCCAAACGTGGTACACTCAGCCGCCATAGCCGGGGCTAGCGCCGCTAGGACCCTCCGAGGCCGTTATGTAGGCTCGATGGGCTGGCACTGCTGGCCGAGCAGCTCCTCGAGGTTTCGGTACATCATGGCCTCTACGGCTCTCCTGCCTAGGCCTCTGTGAATGGCTGCCGCGGCTAGCCGGGCCGCGCTACGGGCTGGCGTGTCCTCCTCTACTACGGGGTAGTCGCTACCGTGGAGGATCTTGTCTGGAGGCAGGCTTGCCAGCACTATTTCTAGGACCTCGAGCGGCACCGCGCTCGTGTCGAGGTAGACGTTGGGGTAGCGGCGGGCGAGCGCGACAGCCTCTTGGGTGTAGACGCCCGGGGCTGCTGCGCTGTAGCCGCCGCAGTGCGCTATTATCACCGGCACGTCGCGGTACCTGGCTATGAATGGCTCCAGCCGGGCTGGGTTACCGAGGGCGCAGAATGGGGGGAGCTCCCAGAGCCCTGGGTCGCAGCCAGCGTGGGCCAGTATGGGCGCTGCTGCCTCGTTGGCCGCCTCGAACACCGCCTCGACCTCCTCGGAGTCAGGCCACACCATGTGCAGAGTTGTTATCAGCTTGAGGCCCTGGTAGCCGTCCCGTAGCCGGCCATGGGCCCGGGCATGGGTTTCCTCGGGGCCAGCGCTTGGCTCAGGGTCGGCATAGACCAGCAGGCGGGCCCCGCTGGTGGCCCTGGCCTCGCGGGGGTCTATGGGGCCGAACCTGGAGAGGAACACGAGGGTCTCCGCAAGGAGCCTGCTAGGGGACTCGTAGTGCTCTAGCAACCAGGGGGCTAGCTTCTCGAGCACTGGGCGGGACATGCTCCAGGCCCGTGGGAGGACGCCTTGGCTCTTCCTTGTCACCAGGTCTACGGGTGGGCGTATCTCCATGACTTGTGCCAGGGAGACCCTGTAGCCTGCTAGCTCGAGTGCGAGCTCCCACGGGCTACGCCCGTCTATCAAGTGGACGTGAGCATCCGCTATGCATGGCAGCTCCTCTAGCAGTTCTAGCGCCTTCTCTAGGAGTGTCAGGGCCCGTGGCACCCCAAAGGCTCCAGCTGAGGATTCCACACGCCAGAGTTTTGGACACTAGACGATATGATTTAAAGATGGCCTTCGGCTACTGTCGTAGGAGGAGAGGGGATGGAAAGAAGGTGTCCAGCAACCCCCGCGGGCTACTCGACGACGGGGCCTATGGCCTGCTCTCCTACCCAGCGGTTGATCTCCTCGACGTGCTGGTCTACCATACGCTGTATCTGCTCTATCTCCTCTTCTGTCAGGTGGCGGAACCTGCCCTGTATCTTCAGGTAGTGTCGCACATGCTTCCTCTTGGGCACCTTCACTGTTACCCTGGGCTTACCATTCACTATCTCCAGCTGGACCCACATACCGGTCTGCACTGCTAGCCGGGAGACCTCTATGGTGTGCTCGTTCTTGATCCTCCAGCCGGGGGTGCAGGGCGAGAACACGTGTACCAGGCTCGGCCCGCGGGTCTCTAGGGCCCGGCGGAACTTCTCTATCATATCGGTCGGGTAGGCGGGGTTAGCAGTGGCTATGTAGGGTATGCGGTGGGCGAGCGCTATCCCTATTATGTCCTTCTTGGGCCTCATCTCGCCCCTCATACGCTTGCCTATGGGCGTGGTCGTGGTCCAGGCTCCCAGCGGGGTAGCGCCGCTCCTCTGGATACCAGTGTTCATGTAGGCCTCATTGTCGTAGACCACGTACATCACGTCGTGGCCGCGCTCTAGCATGCCGCTGAGGCTCTGGAGACCTATGTCGAAGGTACCGCCGTCACCAGCTATGGCTATTACCTTTATCCGGCGGTTGGAGTCTACCACGCCCT
The window above is part of the Pyrodictium abyssi genome. Proteins encoded here:
- the porB gene encoding pyruvate synthase subunit PorB, translating into MALSKPVRTVWDIPREEQFAPGHSMCQGCGAALVMRHLMKVAGKDAIVAMATGCVEVTTTLFPRTSWKNPWIHLAFENAGAVASGIEAALKALQRKGVVDSNRRIKVIAIAGDGGTFDIGLQSLSGMLERGHDVMYVVYDNEAYMNTGIQRSGATPLGAWTTTTPIGKRMRGEMRPKKDIIGIALAHRIPYIATANPAYPTDMIEKFRRALETRGPSLVHVFSPCTPGWRIKNEHTIEVSRLAVQTGMWVQLEIVNGKPRVTVKVPKRKHVRHYLKIQGRFRHLTEEEIEQIQRMVDQHVEEINRWVGEQAIGPVVE
- a CDS encoding dolichol kinase, yielding MLLHYRWLWNARLKYSVYGRTTPSITLRQAITYNIASGNREGSTALSILDAYIVDTSLVIQDFLKALPLVAWVLFVVHGLAKWSYLWARSRWGEGVGVYFARKVIHMAAGGLVALLVPFLFREPWVPLILGLVLAVYVYIPHRTGRLMKWFQDPGNISEVYYCVSWGLAAFLAWPFDVRIAVFPLFLMSFGDGVTGIIRGIRQRRRVKSWDGTLGFLAVSLPVGVAVFGLAGGIAALAAALAEKSGLVDDNISVPAVSLAILLAAHQAGALPA
- a CDS encoding dipeptide epimerase — translated: MNPATPSPRHRCRALPRIERITVHRLQARLRGVFRIAYAAAATVESVVAEVVLSDGTRGWGEAAPAPRVTHENTASVEAYIEAVAEKLTGLELPDGLGEALRRVHAGAPGFSSARAALESALLDATARVLGTPVYTLLGGRVHRGLETDYTVSIPGPDTIEEIRRGQGSRRDAFIEAVEYLVGLRSRAPEEPGFPLPAVQGFRVLKVKLGTGSTEDDVLLAETVYEASRGKVRIRIDANQAWTRKQAIRVIRRLERSLGTALELVEQPVPAPRLEDLAAVRNAVETPVASDESTRSPEEIARAAALGAVDVVNIKIAKIGGPLQAARAAAMLEAHGLEAMWGCMVETGLGISQAVHPALTSPATRYVDLDAPLFLEEDPVENPPAYRPEPAGFMVYPPEGSGLGPRPRSIRGAR
- a CDS encoding DUF1611 domain-containing protein; translated protein: MVYHEGRRKAAIYAPGAYGREEGKTGHDLVIFDGGLLWDLVAVVDPFNAGRDAGEVLGLGRKNIPIVRGLREALDAGAEALILGAAPVGGRLPEEWKRDIRDALEAGVDVYSGLHTFLSDDPELRAAAEKSGARIVDVRKPDPRYFHVWDGRVLGTGMKRVLIAGTDCEAGKNIATYTIYRELVRRGARACMIGTGQTMLLLGARGLVMDAVPSDFVAGALEQVLVEAYEQGCEVAVVEGQAAVTHEAYGHVSLGILRGASPTHIVIAHVPGRRWRAAFGHAWKPLRNPEPGEELAYLTALNPYPNPVLAGITLNTSMYGPEEAKRIEEEYTRTYMVPAVDPLRTGVEAIAEKILSS
- a CDS encoding NifB/NifX family molybdenum-iron cluster-binding protein, which encodes MERVCVAIATDDGERVKVGHFGDARFFLHYVRGEDGWRLVHRVENPYAGHGHSHGHHGYHGHGGHRHVEKRMHILELNKGCTYIVATAMGPGGREFMESHGLRVVLVKPGTSIEEALSIVEETARPEC
- a CDS encoding ATP:cob(I)alamin adenosyltransferase codes for the protein MPSAGGSCIGLETEAMIAGRLVRLPKHSPVIEFYGAVEEAEALIARARLQLEPRDPAMAERLYRLQRAVRLLPGVLAGMVDPREPQRLIEEAGEGLEKPGGWSLTGCTPEDPDIVLAMTRLRAGDRHIARAHDEGHVPRELAQLLSLLLEAASYTLYTIHWSLCSRAPSSQKLVARSIAEL
- a CDS encoding amidohydrolase family protein, which gives rise to MPRALTLLEKALELLEELPCIADAHVHLIDGRSPWELALELAGYRVSLAQVMEIRPPVDLVTRKSQGVLPRAWSMSRPVLEKLAPWLLEHYESPSRLLAETLVFLSRFGPIDPREARATSGARLLVYADPEPSAGPEETHARAHGRLRDGYQGLKLITTLHMVWPDSEEVEAVFEAANEAAAPILAHAGCDPGLWELPPFCALGNPARLEPFIARYRDVPVIIAHCGGYSAAAPGVYTQEAVALARRYPNVYLDTSAVPLEVLEIVLASLPPDKILHGSDYPVVEEDTPARSAARLAAAAIHRGLGRRAVEAMMYRNLEELLGQQCQPIEPT
- a CDS encoding FMN-binding glutamate synthase family protein, which gives rise to MSASVKLVAGYKPPVGGGRTQEFWSKDRITAIRYAAQHGVERTILSRPRARGRLLDRLAIRDLDPRELSELARKLGPEGIDRLDVDAGVDFAEVHLRVPVYLGDMSFGALSGRPNIALARAADAAGAVVGVGEGGLHPEVARCRNIVIQWASGRFGIDRYMLRRGLAVNIKIGQGAKPGIGGHLPARKVVGEIAKLRKLPPGSEALSPAPHHDIYSIEDLAQRVKMLRELTGRPVIVKTAATNQVGFVTLGTARATAMGIIIDGAGAGTGATPRIVRDHVGMPVDYAVPVADRLLRENGLRDGFLVIGGGMISSGEDVAKLILLGANMANISTAALIAMGCIMCHICNTGNCPVALTNTIDSVLKLDIDWAVARVVNWLRAIERTLKLITYALGEDNLQKLVGRRDLLELYNADEYVAKVVGVELAEPGQIAWYSDPGDEPVPREVYMEAKTPVLGMGGYVPGYTTPAERPLDLLRIEAAQVTRPSVDPYREEIDLTVRLPDGTVYEAPIAVPCLEEPLAEAAEALGYPLECELMERPYAIALPPGIEPPQGTTLIVVDEELRGRGGRSKPWLEEWVVRLDDEAWSSGIRSDIAIVAAGDLRSAADVYKLLALGADLVSIRRPFRWLSRKIAGWPSERRREAYENTLIAITWELKLLMGAGGLTSYQSLQGNRWLLRSLDGEVAQRLHVLVAGE